A genome region from Geothermobacter hydrogeniphilus includes the following:
- a CDS encoding ABC transporter ATP-binding protein produces the protein MLHLDAVSKKFGGLPALDRVGFSVPRGQVTALIGPNGAGKSTLINCVTGVLAPTSGSIRFADQQLVGQPSHAIARLGIARTFQNLKLFPRLSVLDNVLTGLTCEAGRSLTMAMLRLPYLRHRERRLKLRALEALDRFELADKARLPVAVLAYGDKKRVELARACVSEPQLVLLDEPVAGLNVDETAAVGEQLKRLRAAGQTLLLVEHDMELVMEIADQVVVLDSGRCIARGTPDEVRSNPLVLEAYLGRMEATA, from the coding sequence ATGCTGCATCTTGACGCAGTCAGCAAAAAATTCGGCGGTCTGCCGGCCCTCGACCGGGTCGGTTTTTCCGTGCCGCGCGGGCAGGTGACAGCCCTGATCGGCCCGAACGGCGCGGGCAAAAGCACCCTGATCAACTGTGTCACCGGGGTCCTGGCGCCGACCTCGGGGTCAATCCGCTTTGCTGATCAACAGCTGGTTGGACAGCCGTCGCATGCCATCGCCCGTCTCGGCATCGCCCGCACATTTCAGAACCTGAAACTTTTTCCACGGCTTTCGGTCCTCGACAACGTTCTTACCGGTCTGACCTGCGAAGCGGGGCGCTCCCTGACCATGGCGATGCTGCGACTGCCCTACCTGCGGCACCGGGAACGCCGGCTGAAACTGCGCGCCCTTGAGGCCCTCGACCGCTTCGAGCTGGCCGACAAGGCCCGGTTGCCGGTGGCGGTACTGGCCTATGGTGACAAGAAACGGGTCGAACTGGCGCGCGCCTGTGTCTCCGAACCGCAACTGGTGCTGCTTGATGAACCGGTTGCCGGCCTCAATGTCGACGAAACCGCCGCTGTCGGCGAGCAGTTGAAGCGGCTGCGCGCCGCCGGCCAGACCCTGCTGCTGGTCGAACACGACATGGAACTGGTGATGGAGATCGCCGACCAGGTGGTGGTCCTCGACAGTGGACGCTGCATCGCCCGCGGCACCCCGGATGAGGTCCGCAGCAACCCGCTGGTACTGGAAGCCTACCTGGGACGGATGGAGGCAACGGCCTGA
- a CDS encoding branched-chain amino acid ABC transporter permease, whose product MTDKEKILYFIYLHRTGLTVTALTLALVLFPLYEDNPYTLGLTNLIAIYVIIVVGLNLFIGYAGQISLGHAAFFGLGAYGSAIATVTFGLPAWPAMVGVALLVALVALLVGIPTLRLSGHYLAMATLGCNIVVHTIMLQWDQVTGGPSGFPGIPFLSIGGFVFDDEVRLHYLLWSFALLALLLALNLVRSGVGRGLAALAGDETAAAALGVDIRRAKIKVFVLSAVFASIAGSLFAHCYSFISPDSFDIFASTDLAIMVVVGGMGSIWGSLIGAGLLTLLPEWIDVFENYKDLVHGLVLVLILMFLPRGLMTGLYEMIRNRWVLKGQKNAAS is encoded by the coding sequence ATGACCGACAAAGAGAAAATTCTCTACTTCATCTACCTGCACCGTACCGGCCTGACGGTCACCGCCCTGACCCTGGCGCTGGTTCTGTTTCCGCTGTATGAAGACAACCCCTACACCCTCGGCCTGACCAACCTGATCGCCATCTACGTGATCATTGTCGTCGGGCTCAACCTGTTCATCGGCTACGCCGGACAGATTTCGCTGGGCCACGCGGCCTTCTTCGGCCTCGGTGCCTACGGGTCGGCGATTGCGACCGTGACCTTCGGCCTGCCCGCCTGGCCGGCCATGGTCGGAGTCGCGCTGCTGGTCGCCCTGGTGGCGCTGCTGGTCGGAATTCCGACCCTGCGCCTCAGCGGCCATTACCTGGCCATGGCCACCCTCGGCTGCAACATCGTCGTTCACACCATCATGCTGCAGTGGGACCAGGTCACCGGCGGCCCGAGCGGCTTTCCCGGCATCCCCTTCCTGAGCATCGGCGGTTTTGTCTTCGATGATGAAGTCCGTCTGCATTACCTGCTCTGGAGCTTTGCCCTGCTGGCCCTGTTGCTGGCCCTGAACCTGGTACGCAGCGGGGTCGGCCGCGGCCTGGCGGCGCTGGCCGGAGATGAAACAGCCGCCGCCGCGCTGGGGGTCGATATCCGCCGCGCCAAGATCAAGGTCTTCGTCCTCTCGGCGGTCTTCGCCTCGATCGCCGGAAGCCTGTTTGCTCATTGCTACAGTTTCATCAGTCCCGATTCCTTCGATATTTTCGCCTCGACCGACCTGGCGATCATGGTCGTGGTCGGCGGCATGGGATCGATCTGGGGATCGCTGATCGGCGCCGGATTACTGACCCTGCTGCCGGAATGGATCGATGTCTTTGAAAACTACAAGGATCTTGTTCACGGACTGGTGCTGGTCCTGATCCTGATGTTTCTACCCCGCGGCCTGATGACCGGGTTGTATGAAATGATCAGGAATCGATGGGTTCTGAAGGGGCAGAAAAATGCTGCATCTTGA
- a CDS encoding 2-oxoacid:acceptor oxidoreductase family protein, with the protein MKQQIIVSGIGGQGVLFLTRVIAQAAVNRGLPVLTSETHGMAQRGGTVLSTIKVDNFASPLIRAGQADLGLLLWEENLSVHQTLIRPEGGLYLNAATAGPGERIDASAIARGLGNAVLANLVLLGLAVRKQALFCCVDECETAIRQLAPQKFARQNLEAFHQGLNHN; encoded by the coding sequence ATGAAACAGCAGATCATCGTCAGCGGTATCGGCGGCCAGGGTGTGCTGTTTCTGACCCGGGTCATCGCCCAGGCGGCTGTCAATCGGGGTCTCCCGGTGCTGACCTCCGAAACCCACGGCATGGCCCAGCGCGGCGGCACTGTCCTCTCGACCATCAAGGTCGACAACTTTGCCAGCCCGCTGATCCGCGCCGGACAGGCGGACCTGGGCCTGTTGTTGTGGGAAGAGAACCTGTCAGTTCACCAGACGTTGATCAGGCCGGAAGGCGGGCTCTATCTCAATGCCGCTACAGCGGGACCGGGAGAACGGATCGACGCCTCGGCGATCGCCCGCGGATTGGGCAACGCGGTGCTGGCCAACCTGGTGCTGCTTGGACTGGCGGTCAGGAAGCAGGCGCTGTTCTGCTGTGTCGATGAATGTGAAACGGCGATCCGTCAGCTGGCACCACAAAAATTTGCCCGGCAGAACCTTGAAGCGTTTCATCAGGGATTGAATCATAACTAA